ATAGTAAGAAAAACATACTACCTTTTATGAGATACTTTTGAAATTTCAACAGTATCTTCAGGGGCCTATTTGTTTACTTCTATGGATGCATGTGTGAAAATGTTATAAAGCTACCTTTCAATCTTTCATAATATCTATAATTAAAAGGTGAGAATCTGCATTGTAGAACAATGACAAGCAACAAGAGCTGTAAGTATACTGTTTAATTTTTATACCTTCCTTTTCTAGTTATGATTGTAAGAATCTACATGATTTCCTGTTCAAATTAATCTGCTATCAAGAAAGCAACCTGAATCAACTTTCATGGCATTTAAACGTGTAGATTTTGCTATCATAAACTTGTGTAGTAGTAGGGattgatccttctgttcatgaaATGTTTTCTTTTTCGGACCAAGTTCAGCAGAAAAACATTTATTCAGTTGAAGCTATCAGATTCTTGTCATTGGTGTGTCCAAACCAATCTTAGTGCCTGAATCTGAATGTCCTTAAGTAAAGGAGCTAAAGTTAGCTGAATCTTAGTGAAGACAGTTAACATTCCTGGGTAAAAATTAACAAGTAGAGATAATCTGGATATGGCCTGTATTCTTGAAGGATTTGATAAGAGTGTGGGAACATTTTTGGAGGATTAAGCAACATAGCTTCCACCGTATTATCCTGTTTCTTCAGTGCCCATGCATACGTCGTTGAAGTTCTTACAATGGTATGTCCATTGTTTATATCACATTGCTTTTACCTACATCGTTCACAGCGTGCAAAATATTTTTCTTGCGTGGTTTTAGCGTTTCCTCATATTGTGCACAAAACGGGATATTTTTTTGTTATACTTACCAGGTGTGCTTTCTCATAGTGGTGCTTGCAACTGATTTgatttatatatgcatatgttaaTGAGTGAAGGAATATATGAATTCATTTTTCATCAATATTACAAATTTTGTTTCCAGATGTTTGTCCAGCACTTTGAGTTGCTTTTGAAAGCTTGCCTGCCCCATCACGTCTCTTACCGTCCATACAGTGAGATAACAACTCATGCTTGCTTATCTGTGAGTCTTCGTTCGAATTGATAAATTGCATTTCTAGTTTCTATGATGGATTTTGTTGAATCTTTAACCAGCTTTCATTTTGCAGACTAACATATTTCTCCATTTTTTTGCCTAGTTGTCATTTTTCGTTCTTTATGTTTATCAACTTCTTGTCAAATCCGATATTGTATTTTGTACTTGGGAACAAATAATCTTTCTTCGATGTATAACATGTAGTTTTTGAGGGTGATAATTTTTTGTCTACAAGAACCCACCCAAATTGTTCTCTTGAAAAGCGTTTCCTTGGAAGAGCATACTTAGAAGAACAAATATATTTGTCCAAAATAAGGTATATAGATTTTGTTTCTTCAGTGCCATATAAATCCAGCTGAAGATGTTATAATGGTTCCTAGCTTTTTCCAATATTGCTTTTATCTCACCCACAGCTTGCAGAAACTGTTCTCTTGTGTGGTTTTAGCATTTTCTTAACATTTCACAGGGCGGAATTCTTTGGTTATATTTACCAGTTGATTGTTTGGGAGTGAGGCGTAGTTATTATTTCTGTATTTACCAGTTGATTTGCGACTTATACAAAAGATTGGCTTCTCTAGATGCTAGTAGCATTGACTAATGGACAGTTTGATCTTTCAATAGTAAGGTCAAACTATCCACTGATTTGATTTATGTGTTCATTTTTCATAATGTTGCAAAAATAGTTTCAGATGCTTGTCTAGCATTTTGAGTTGTTTTTGAACGATTTACTGCTCAATCATGTCTCTTATTGTTTATATAAGGAGATAACAACTCATgctcgttgttgttgttgttagccATTGGAGCTTCGGCGAACAAGCTTCGGCCACTAACCACGCTGCCGCAAACACACCGAAAATCGTCAGATCTGGCCGGAAACGCCGCCATAAGGGCTGTCGTTGTTGTTATGAAATTTTCGGCAAATCAGGCTGGAACTAGTGGTCGGTGTTGTTGTATTCACGAATACGgcgattgtattcatttttttgagttttttttgttaattttttagattgtattcatattttttagggtgtatttgttattttttggtgtatctatgttttTATATATTCAGCTTTACTcgatgtattcatgaatacagcgagcccgtttatgaatacagatagtcatttcatgaatacagtggaAAAAAAATCGTTGTATTCAATACaacgaaaaaaaaatgaatacagcGAAAAAAAGTAGCTATGCCATTTAAATATTGAAAATGTAGCTATGCTCAATTTTAAACCCCTAAACcttagtcatttatgtaaaatgccCTTTTCAAATACCAAAATCAAACCAATTGTGTTGAGTTTTAAattctataaaccaaaccaacaTATTTTCTCAGATTTTTCggtttcttgggtttttcccTCGGAAAGGTCTTCATATAAAgcatatactccctccatcccaaaaagattgtcctagtttaacttggcacaaagtttaagaaataaaggaagacttttaaaatgtgtggtccaaaacaaatcttaaatatttgtgtgactgtaaatcatctcataaagttaaattgtttccaaatatagaaaggtgacaaTATTTTTGGGACAGATTAAAGaggaaaggaggacaatcttttagggacagagggagtaacttttacttcaaatatatTTTTAAGTCAtcgtaagatacaactatataattaaggtgttttttaagaaaataatacaaaatgtgagatgaaTGATGACAttaataaaatattcaacaaaaaaaataattaattcgcataaaataaatattactaattaataagtcataatgaaaatgatcataatctaaaagtacgaaatcatgctaaaataagtacggctaacaAGTATTAATtaaatgacaaaaataaaataaagttatgtattttcactagCTAAACCAATGCAAAAGTAAATAATAAACATttaacattattgtcatttctagtgaTAGAATTGAATTACTTTTGTTTTTTTAGTATTAGTTTGGTTTTGATTTAAACTTTATTTGAGTTTCTAACATCTttgggatataaaacttattggatcattcaaaattctaagtccaaggttgaaataatatgttaaaagacgaaaactatgaaaaaaattaagaaatatttataaagcccattacaaataaatatgtttaagtataaaatattttaaaattttatatatatgtattgtggggttggtttgattcgatttgactttttttttttagttaaaaccaaaccaaaccaattatgatcgggtttttttgTTCAACactaaaccaagtcaaaccaagccACTAGTCGAATTTTTTTCCCGATTTGACTagaattatcggtttggtgcgaaTTATTGATTTTCTGTGTACAACCCTACTCAAAACATCGTGCGGAATCAAACATAATCGTGAAATAACATTAGTGTCCCATGACCGTAGCTAGACCTTCCACAGTATATCATGGAACCTCTAAAGACATAAAAATACGAAGGCACACATAAAAATACGGAGGCATGAGATGTATCTTCGTCATGTGGTGTCAATCAGAAGATGTTATATTGGTATATaatgtaattattttttattaccAAATATAATAATTAACGGTGATACAATGTTAAATATTCTTATagcaagaacacttgagaaaattTCCTAAAAAGAAAGAACTAAAAGTTGGATCAAGTTGGGCAGGTCAAATATGGACCCATTGTTTTGCCTATCTTAACCCACCTTATCTTAGCCATGTAACCTTTGGACAGGGTTGAGTAATGACTCATCTATTGGTTCAATCAGCCCAAATCGCCCGTTTGCAAACCCCAATTTATATTATAGCAATGTTTCTAGCAACGTATACGCACTTGGATGCTCATTAGTAGCAGATTACTAATACTACTGTTTATATACTAGATCATATTTGGTATACTAATTTTGACAGCAGCAGAGCACCTAAGAATTCCACAAAAGTCTAGTGCATATAATGCAGTAGCATCACAAGGCTTAGCTATATAGTCTGTACGCTCTGTAGCTGGACAAAAATTACTGAATCACATTCTCATTTAAATTCAATCAATTAATAAGAGGATAACCACGCATAAATATAAAGGTAATTGTGTTCCTCATTTCCAAAATAGTACTGCTTATACTGAACCATGCTAGCTCATCTTAACTCTATAGTATGAATGTTTCTTGTCAAAAGAAAAGAAGCTTTACTCAACAAATACAATGAACATCATCACTTGACAAATGAAAACAAGTTGATAGCATGGATCAAAGCTTTTTCCCTTCTGGTATTGGCACCATTTTGGTTGGCAAACTGGTGCATAGCTCTCTTGTATAATTTCTTCTACATGGGAAGTGGTTTAGTGCTTGGAGTACTGCTGGAGAACGTCAAAGTAGGTGGGGAAGGTTTTGCGAGTACAGCCGGGGTCCTTAATGGTGACTGGAACATCTGCACAAGCAGCAAGAGAGAAAGCCATGGCCATTCTGTGATCATCATATGTATCAATTTCCGTTATGTTTAGCTTTTCTGGTGGGGTGATTATGCAGTAGTCTGACCCTTCTACAACTGTTGCACCCAACTGAAATTTCATCCAAAAAGTCAAGAGTAAGAAAAACAAAATAATTGATGGAATGAGATTTAAAGAACTTCAAGATTAAACTATAGTCTGTTTTGGCCAAGCTTGTAGGgggaaaataagtgtttttgagaAGTAGCAGAAGCAATTTTTCAAAAGCTTAAAAAATAGTTTTCTCCCAGAAGCACTTTTGGAACATTGGCCAAAACATTGGCCAAGTACAAAGTACTGCTCTGATATTGGCAAAAGTACTTATCAAATTGATTAACCAAACACAAATTGCTACTCTCCAAAGTACTTTTTCTAAAAGCACTTTTCATAAGCAGATTTTGGAAGGTTGGTCAAACAGACTAGCTTGTTAGCTTTACATGTCTTGAAACCAGCTAAGATGTTTACCTTCCTAAGTTCTGTGCATATAGCAATCATCCGCTCAGTTTCCTTAACTCTCCAGCTGGCAACTAATCAGAGAAAGGAGTATCGAAAATGTTTAGCACAATAAgaaaggaagagaggaaaacaatATGACAACAATGCTCATCACAAATGAAAATCTGCGACATTTAAATTTAACCCATGCTTTATGACAATTCCAGATTTCACGGAGGCTTTTTATATTTCAACGCAAATAATTCATCAACCTAAATTTAGCAAAATGGtaaacatgatgatgatattaaagGATGATTCTACTTATAtcagaagaaaacaaaaagatattaaatgatttttttttcttttgccccTCAGCTCCCAATAGGCATTTAACCGTCATTAACACCAAATTTTAAGAGGGAAAAACATATCTATCTAGAAAAAAATTCTATGATGCATGCCATATTGAGTCTTAACTCTTCAAGTGTTTCAAAGAGGTAGCATAATGAAGGAAATCAAACATATATCGAAGTGTCTGCATCAACCCAGAAATGGTGAGGCAGAGAGCCATTACTATTGTAGGATAGAAATAACAGGACAGAAAATTGCAAAAGCTATTCTCCTCAGACCCCCTAAAATACCTAGGGAAACCTTTGCACATTTTATTCAGGTCATCACGGTATGTAGACTCATTATGCAAGGAAATGCTCTCATATTGAAGAATAGTGTCCCAGGTCCCAATCAGCTCAGAATTATATTTTAATCAAAAGAAAGTGCTTTGATTAGATTTGATTTCCCAGGAAACAAGGCTAGCCATACCGTCTCTTATGGTAGTAGGACCATCAGCAAAAAGTGCAACTACAGCAAGAGTCATGGCAACATCTGGCATTTTGTTCATGTTCACGTCAATGGCACGTAAATGCTTCATTCCAGAAGAGTTCCTTGGAGGTCCTTTAACCGTGACACTGTTCTCTGTCCACGTAACTTCTGCCCCCATCTTCTCGAGGACCTCAGCAAACTTAACATCCCCCTTGACAAAGGAAACATAAAGATCCAAAATAAGACCTTTGTTAGAAAATTACCTTATGCAGTCACGTGCAGCTCTTACTTTTTAGTACATATACAGAATTAAGCTGGTGATTAGAAGAAATTTAGGAAGTATTATGGTGCAGTCAGAAATTCCAAGCACAAGATGGAAAAGACTAGAATGTGATTGGCCCCAGGATCTTAATGGCATGAGCAATACCTGTAAACTGCTTGTTCCACAACCTTCAACAGTGACGATTCCACCAGTGACAGCTGCACCCCCCAAAAAATAGCTAGCACTTGAGGCATCTCCTTCAACATATGCTTTCCCAGGAGACCTACGATATTCTCGTAACTGTTAGCTTCATTGATCTGTGGAACCAGATTATCAAAGACATTAATACGGAGTGAAATCGGACTTACTTGTAATTCTGACCTCCTTTTACCAAGAATCTATCCCAGCTACTAGTGTGCTCCACAAAGACACCAAATCGCTCCATCAACTTCAGTGTCATTTCAACATAAGGTACAGAAATCAGTTTGTCAATTATTTCAATCTCCACATCTCCTAGAGCCAACGGAGCAGCCATAAGCAGAGCAGTCAAGTATTGACTGCTGATAGATCCAGAGAGCTTTACCTGATAGTTATGAAGGGAGTATAACTAAGCAAGAACTCAAAAATGGTTATAAGAAGCTGAGTAGTGAACCACAGACAACATATGAATTATGATTCATCAATATGATGTTAAAAGAAGATTACAGAATCAATTTTTTCCCTTTAATTTCGTAGCAGCAGCAAGGAAAGTGGAAGAGATCAAATGGAGGGCACAAGAGACTTTTGGAGGAAACAAACCAAAATAAAGGGGGGCAGCAAGTTACTTGAAAAAGTTTTGAACTCTGCCTTCGCATTTAGGACTTCTCGTTAAGTGGAAAGAGACTAGAGTTGCCTTGTTTGTTATAATACATGCTTGATCCATGAATATATTGACTATAAACTAATCTACTCTATGGCGAGAGGGAAAGATTGCATGCTTGTACATAGACTTAAAGGTTCAGTAGTTCTAAAAAGCTAAGTATGAAAGAAAATGAAGATAATTCAGATGTAAGAGAAAACATATTTGTTAAGACAcgaatcaaattaaaaaaaagtgtccCCTCTCTTATAGCTTAAGCTTTTTAGATGAGGTTGACGTATGAGACCAAGGTTGAGGGTCTGGGCTCAATTTTCACCACCGCTCAGTTCCATCTCACTATATCCAACTGATGAGAGGCCTCTTTTGGCTTTATTATTCAGGTTCCAAATGCAGATCTATTTTTGGAACAAGCTAAAGTGGGCCAGTTTCTCCCGAGCTTAAGGTATTTAACTTTTCAAGCAAAGACATCGTTGCATTTACAACACTATTCATCATTGGGAAAATACTATTTCTAGTTTAAGGTAATTGTAGCAACAGGCTACCACTTACTAACATTATACATGTGGACATAATGAAATTAAAATTATCACCTTCCCTCCCGGAAGACCTCCTTTGCTGACTATTCGAACGGGGGGACATTTCGTACCAAGGAAACAATCGACCTCTGCGCCAAGCTGCTTAAGACCATCAACCAAATCGCTAATTGGTCTCTCTCTCATCCTAGGAATTCCATCAAGTACGTACCTGTAAAACACAAATTATTCACAGATAGTTACTGCAAAGTTACATTTCCTAGACCAAAAAAAAGAAACAAGCTCCAATAAAGTACTCAGAAAGATGGCAAGACACGTGACAAACAAAAGTATGAATGCATATCTGAAGCTCTCGGAGCACCATGCCCTAACCACTAAACCTTTGAAAACCCAATTGACATCTAATTAACCACCAGCAACCATTATCTCCCCAAAAAACAGATTAAGCTATTGATTAAACAAATGGAACTGAAAAAAGAGATGACAACAAAAAGGTATAAAGGAGGAATGATTTAAAAACCTTGAATGTCCACCAGCTACGGTAACTGCTGCTGTCAATGGCCGCATTGCTGTTCCTGCATTTCCAAGGAATAGCTGGATTTCTTCCTCAGAGTTTTTGCCGACAGGAAACTGCCCACCACAACCTTCCACAATTGCTCGTTGATTTCCACTGTCATCTTCTACATTAAGTCCAAGTGTTTTCAATGCACCAAGCATGTAATGAATGTCCTCACTACTCAGTAAATTGTCAACAATAGTCCTTCCCTGAAATTCAAGTGCCAGCGACATGTAATGGCAGCACAAGTTTGAAAATAACATATACTATCAAGAATATGAAAATGACACACGATAGTTAAAAACAAAGGAATATGAATATAATTGGCAGCTTATACCAAGAGTTACGAGTTGCTTTCAACCCTTAGCTCCCTTCCCCACACTAATAACATCAGTGTTTTTACCATATACTTAATTTGTATATTTTTGGCAGAGTGTCAGTAACAGTGCTACTTTAACAAACATCTCGGCCAATTAATTAAGTAACAAAAAACACCTTTATCCAAATTTTTACCTAAGCCACCCTAATGCCAAATTGGTAGGGCCAGAAACTCAGAAAGGGAACTGATGAATGCCGAAGAAACGCAACACAATGCCACAAAAGATGAACATTTCGCACATCAACAcaatttcaattaaaatcaaAACATTAAGAACAAAACAAGATGTGCAAACAAGTTATGTCTTTTAGTACCTTAATATGATTAATATTGCAAGTAGCACTTCCAAAATCAGGTAAATACCAACATGTTAAAGTGGTAAAAATCATATGTAacctcttttattttttattttttttatttttattttttaaatcatATGTGACCTCAATGCAGATGTCATGGTATTAAAATGAGGTAGTATCAAATTACCATTGCAACCCAATATATCAACTTAGTGTGTTTGGTACGACAGATTTCAAGGAACATATTTTCTTCAACAAAAATGTTTATTAGTGTTTGATTACCTTGAAATCAGGAAAAGGCTTTCCTCAAGAAAAATATTTCCACCAAAATGGGGCATTTTCCTTTGTAAATATCCCAACTCTTATCTAACTTGACATGCTTCAATTAATGCTTAGACATTGTGGTCaacttttaataactcaaaagatcACCATAAGATTATTCCTTTCTCTATCCTAAACCATATACAATTACCATATGCCACCTACTTTTGTACCCAACCGAACATTAGAAAATGATCAACAAAATAACTTCCTAACATTCTACATGTAATCTTGGAGGTCTATCTCGCTCCTCCGTGTATATTTTTGAATATATATACAGGTAGGGGTCCTGCCAAACCCCCCATCATCATCAGGCTAACGTAGCCAAGATGGACTTCTACcaaaaagaaacaagaaagatcCTAAGATAAACATTTTCCTCATAGAAAAAGCATTCCTAATGTTAAAAACAATGCCAAATGAAAGACAACATACCATGTCCACAGTTGCACATTCAACTAATTATACCAAATAGAAAAAGACCAAATCTTCAAGTCAATTCAGTTCACAACCCATCAAATATCAAACTCAAaggacaaaagaaagaaaaaagttgGTTACTTTACCTCAGAAAGGGCAGCAAGAAGGAGAATACGATTAGAAAGGGATTTAGAACCAGGCAACTTAACAGTGCCAGATATGTCTTTAATGGGTTGCAACACAATCTCATCAGGCTTCTGTGCAGTGGCCACTGATGCACAAATCCTAAAAGGTGACCCCTTTACCCTCAAACCTGAATCTTTTTTAGACACCCTTAAAGATTTTGCTGAATTTTGGGTTACTTTCTTTGATCCAAAGAATAAAGAATGTGAAAAAAGATGACCCTTTTGGGCTTTGGGAAGATTGGAATTGAGATTAGGGGTTTGTATCCCTTGTGCCATACTGCTAATCTGTGCCATACTGCTAATCTGTGCCATTTCTCTGAAGTTTTGTTTTTTCACTCCTTTTTTGAGTTCTTGGAGTTGTTGAACACCAAAACTTTGGTTTGTTTTCAAGAAAATGGTTATGGTAGGTCGATTGAAGGGTGATGGGGTTAGGCAATTAAGCATATAAGGAGTCCTACTACTATGTCAGCTTCACCAACCAACTTTGTCACTGAATTTTTTAGAGTCAAGCCATCAAGGGTTGTTGAGGATTACTTTTGAGGGTAGTTGTGTATTTGACTAATGGGCTTAGTTGAGTGCTTTTGCAAAATTGGTcccttaatttttcatttttattatcaaattatgattttatttattaaatttatatttttctaATATTTAATTATGTTGTACACTTAATatgtttaaaaataaataaattttgcaTATTCAGATGTTGGAAAAAAACAATTTTAATTATTCTGTTCAGATCCAGAGACAACATCTTAAACATTTAAATATGTATTTAGATTCATACGTCTTACTTTttatgaaaacaaatgaggcctcaGTAGTAGCCCAGTTGATTAGATATTAAAATTTTCGCTTTGTCGATAAAAGTTTGATTACCCTTTCCCATTTTTCCTTCCCCCAAGAATCTACAAATTAAAACCGTAAGGAAAAAGAAAGTGTTTTTAAGTACTAAAAGAATGCTTACATCTTTTACCAAGTGTTTTAATTTCATGTAGTTATTCTGATGCTAGCAAGTAATAATATTTTTAGAAGTATTAGTATGTTTTATGTATCTGCTTAAAAGAAAAGGTTATTTTCGACATAGCAAACTGGTCAATTTATTGTTTTAAAAGTTTGGTTACTCAATGCATAGTAGACCATATTCGATAAGGTAATAAGTTCCTTTTCTGAGCTATacttgtgtatgttgtggtaggTGGTTTATCTTCTTTTCGTTTTTTTCTAAAAACTCTTGGGGGATTGAAGTTGCTTGGTAAATCTTGTCTTGAGGAGTAGGTGGGAGTCTTTTTGCTTGAAGTCTTGAACCCCACAAATGAGCAAACTATAGTGAAATTACGTTTGTA
The sequence above is a segment of the Lycium barbarum isolate Lr01 chromosome 6, ASM1917538v2, whole genome shotgun sequence genome. Coding sequences within it:
- the LOC132645720 gene encoding 3-phosphoshikimate 1-carboxyvinyltransferase 1, chloroplastic, with translation MLNCLTPSPFNRPTITIFLKTNQSFGVQQLQELKKGVKKQNFREMAQISSMAQISSMAQGIQTPNLNSNLPKAQKGHLFSHSLFFGSKKVTQNSAKSLRVSKKDSGLRVKGSPFRICASVATAQKPDEIVLQPIKDISGTVKLPGSKSLSNRILLLAALSEGRTIVDNLLSSEDIHYMLGALKTLGLNVEDDSGNQRAIVEGCGGQFPVGKNSEEEIQLFLGNAGTAMRPLTAAVTVAGGHSRYVLDGIPRMRERPISDLVDGLKQLGAEVDCFLGTKCPPVRIVSKGGLPGGKVKLSGSISSQYLTALLMAAPLALGDVEIEIIDKLISVPYVEMTLKLMERFGVFVEHTSSWDRFLVKGGQNYKSPGKAYVEGDASSASYFLGGAAVTGGIVTVEGCGTSSLQGDVKFAEVLEKMGAEVTWTENSVTVKGPPRNSSGMKHLRAIDVNMNKMPDVAMTLAVVALFADGPTTIRDVASWRVKETERMIAICTELRKLGATVVEGSDYCIITPPEKLNITEIDTYDDHRMAMAFSLAACADVPVTIKDPGCTRKTFPTYFDVLQQYSKH